A window of the Harmonia axyridis chromosome 5, icHarAxyr1.1, whole genome shotgun sequence genome harbors these coding sequences:
- the LOC123680601 gene encoding tyrosine decarboxylase-like: MNGSEFSCYGKEMIDYIKDYLEKIDVRRVTPDIEPGYLRKLLPEEAPYHPEDWKEILADIENKIMPGVTHWQHPRFHAYFPSGNSYPSIMAEILSAGIGCIGFSWAASPACTELETIVLDWFGKAIGLPDQFLSYPEESRGGGVIQTSASECTLVAMLAARAQAIKRLKQQHPNVEEGVLLSKLMGYCSREAHSSVEKDAMISFVKLRILEADDNASMNSETLRLAMEEDESNGFVPFFVSSTLGTTSCCSFDNIKEIGEVVQNFQCVWLHVDAAYAGNAFICPELKYLLEGIEYADSFNTNPNKFLLTNYDCSCMWVRDRFKLTSALVVDPLYLQHGYSNSTIDYRHWGVPLSRRFRSLKLWFVFRCYGISGLQSYIRHHLKLAKQFEALVKSDSRFELCHKVVLGLVCFRLKGSNRANEKLLSNINESGKLHMVPASVKDTYFIRFCVVAQHATEDDITYAWDVITEFATEILTDKEIQDEVHELTLQKKRDLLAYKRSFFVRMVSDPKIYNPSIAASTTRRTAGETQIQTQESVQSPSSPSWISWPLAFLFQNKTEDKSASSNVPLRFRHWDTRVRLNPGSKTNGGTRSPSPECLGTSKKANNSNSSSEYKFSPKKLQNSGNGN, from the exons atgaaCGGATCAGAGTTCAGCTGCTATGGCAAGGAGATGATAGATTACATCAAAGACTATTTGGAGAAGATCGATGTGCGAAGGGTAACTCCAGATATTGAGCCAGGTTATTTGAGAAAACTGCTCCCAGAAGAAGCTCCCTATCATCCAGAGGATTGGAAGGAAATACTAGCAGACATTGAGAATAAAATCATGCCCGGTGTGACTCATTGGCAGCACCCTAGATTCCACGCATATTTTCCCTCTGGAAATTCATATCCGAGTATAATGGCGGAAATTCTGAGTGCCGGAATAGGGTGTATTGGATTTTCGTGG GCAGCTTCTCCAGCTTGTACAGAATTGGAAACAATAGTTTTAGATTGGTTTG ggAAAGCTATAGGACTGCCAGATCAATTCCTCTCATATCCTGAAGAAAGTAGAGGCGGTGGTGTCATACag ACATCCGCAAGCGAATGCACTTTGGTAGCAATGTTAGCAGCAAGAGCACAAGCAATCAAAAGATTGAAACAGCAACATCCAAATGTAGAAGAAGGTGTACTATTATCGAAACTCATGGGTTATTGTTCAAGAGAAGCTCATTCTTCTGTTGAGAAAGATGCTATGATAAGCTTCGTCAAACTAAGGATTTTAGAAGCTgatgataatgcttctatgaacAGCGAAACGTTGAGATTG GCTATGGAAGAAGATGAAAGCAATGGTTTCGTTCCATTTTTTGTTTCGTCAACTCTTGGAACAACATCATGTTGTTCTTTTGATAATATAAAGGAAATAGGCGAGGtagtccaaaattttcaatgcgTTTGGTTACATGTTGATGCAGCCTACGCAGGAAATGCATTCATATGTCCAGAATTGAAATACCTATTGGAAGGGATAGAATATGCTGATTCTTTCAATACTAATCCTAACAAATTCCTGTTGACCAATTATGACTGTTCTTGTATGTGGGTTCGGGATAG ATTCAAGTTGACATCAGCTCTTGTAGTCGATCCGCTATATCTGCAACATGGTTATTCAAATTCCACCATAGATTATAGACATTGGGGCGTTCCTCTAAGTAGAAGATTCAGATCTCTGAAGCTGTGGTTTGTGTTCAGATGTTACGGAATATCAGGCTTGCAATCTTACATCAGACATCATTTGAAGCTAGCGAAACAATTCGAAGCTTTAGTGAAAAGCGATAGTAGATTTGAGTTATGCCATAAAGTAGTG TTGGGTTTGGTTTGTTTTCGTTTGAAAGGATCTAATAGGGCTAATGAAAAATTACTGAGTAACATAAATGAATCTGGGAAATTGCACATGGTGCCAGCTTCTGTGAAAGATACGTATTTCATCAGATTTTGCGTAGTGGCACAACATGCTACCGAGGATGACATAA cTTACGCTTGGGATGTAATCACAGAGTTTGCAACCGAAATCTTAACAGATAAA GAGATCCAAGACGAAGTTCACGAACTTACACTCCAGAAGAAGCGTGATCTTCTGGCTTACAAGAGATCCTTCTTTGTACGAATGGTAAGCGACCCGAAAATATACAATCCATCAATAGCTGCATCGACTACAAGAAGGACTGCTGGAGAGACTCAAATACAGACCCAAGAATCTGTCCAATCACCTTC GAGTCCATCTTGGATAAGTTGGCCCTTAGCATTTCTCTTCCAAAATAAAACAGAAGACAAGAGTGCAAGTAGTAATGTTCCATTGAG gtttCGCCACTGGGACACTCGTGTGAGACTGAATCCTGGATCAAAAACGAATGGAGGTACCAGATCACCATCTCCAGAGTGTTTAGGGACCTCAAAAAAGGCTAACAATTCTAATTCTTCTTCAGAATATAagttttctccaaaaaaattgcagAATTCTGGAAATGGAAATTAA